Part of the Candidatus Omnitrophota bacterium genome, CAGCTTGGGCGCATACGTCGCCGCGGCACCGTCCTGATTTTCAAACTTTAACCCTTTGCCCGATTCGATCGCGTCTATAGTCTCTATCAATACCTTTGCGCCGAGTCCGGCCAGCTTCTCGTTTAAAGTAATATTGGTGTCTTGATCCTCTATCGGTATTTCCCTCTTGGTTATTATATCCCCTTCGTCCATCTTTTCGTTTATCCTGATTATTGTAACGCCGCTGGACTTTTCTCCGCTTATCACGGCCCAGTTCGTCGGAGCCGCTCCCCTGTATTTGGGCAAGAGCGAGCCATGAAGATTAATAGAATAAAATTTCGGCACGGCAAGCACATTTTTTTTCAATATCTGCCCGAAAGATATCACAACGAAGAGATCGGCATCCAGTTCCCTTAAATAGTTTACCGACTCCTCACAGGAAACGTCTTTCGGCTGGAATACCGGGATCTCTTTTGTCAACGCAAGCACCTTTGTAGGCGGCGGCGAGACAAAAAGATTCCTTCCCTTTTTCTTGTCCGTCTGTGTTATAACCGCCAGCACCTTGTGGCGCGACCCGATAAGCGCATGCAGCGAAGGCATCGCAAATTCTGACGTTCCGAAAAATACTATCTTCATCCAACTATCTCCTTATATAAGGAAATTTTTGTAGCTCCTGCACTCTAACCTAAGCCTCGTTATTCGAGCACTGAAAATATTTCCCCAACA contains:
- the fmt gene encoding methionyl-tRNA formyltransferase: MKIVFFGTSEFAMPSLHALIGSRHKVLAVITQTDKKKGRNLFVSPPPTKVLALTKEIPVFQPKDVSCEESVNYLRELDADLFVVISFGQILKKNVLAVPKFYSINLHGSLLPKYRGAAPTNWAVISGEKSSGVTIIRINEKMDEGDIITKREIPIEDQDTNITLNEKLAGLGAKVLIETIDAIESGKGLKFENQDGAAATYAPKLKKEDGLIDWKEPPEKIHNKVRGLIPWPGAYTYYEGKILKVLQTEVPDNAVAVKDAEHGEVLEIAKGRGVIVRAGSGCIAVKYLQLEGKKVLDSDSFFRGHRIPVRYVLGK